From the Nodularia sp. NIES-3585 genome, one window contains:
- a CDS encoding Rieske (2Fe-2S) protein, with protein sequence MKPILPGAPWLIAHKSMLGINQPQKITLNGHDYVLWQNPKGEVFALKNICPHMQAPLSDGWICEEKNTITCPFHALEFDSKGRLYQKYKNKENTQPITEPLELIISNDCIWTYGGFEPKLPIPDLHQKIVDTYEFMGVAGETNIQGDFLSSLMVNYDYNHQNGTHQELFKITSCNVTSFEENGYYSKVEQEINRANNTLGEIIKNPVLSIFPKKLNNILEYAFPSTTVFFAKTPISNIAQVHILYPVTETITKTFVLLYAQGINPLLKLLLKNSLLKAVSAVVEQDTSAIESLYPRQQPKIRLPNEEIMFYAEKLYHDW encoded by the coding sequence ATAAAACCAATTTTACCCGGCGCACCTTGGTTAATTGCTCATAAATCAATGTTGGGAATTAATCAACCCCAAAAAATTACTTTAAATGGACATGATTATGTTCTTTGGCAAAATCCAAAAGGTGAGGTGTTTGCCCTAAAAAATATCTGTCCACATATGCAAGCACCTTTATCTGATGGCTGGATTTGTGAAGAAAAAAATACGATAACTTGTCCTTTTCATGCTTTAGAATTTGATAGTAAAGGTAGACTATATCAAAAATATAAAAATAAAGAAAATACTCAACCAATCACCGAGCCATTAGAGTTAATTATTAGCAATGATTGCATCTGGACTTATGGCGGATTTGAACCGAAATTGCCCATTCCAGATTTGCATCAAAAAATTGTCGATACCTACGAATTTATGGGAGTAGCTGGAGAAACAAATATTCAGGGAGACTTCTTAAGTAGCTTAATGGTTAACTATGACTATAACCATCAAAATGGTACTCATCAAGAATTATTTAAAATTACATCCTGTAATGTTACTTCTTTTGAGGAAAATGGTTACTACTCTAAAGTAGAGCAAGAAATTAACAGAGCTAACAATACATTGGGAGAAATTATCAAAAATCCTGTTTTGAGTATCTTCCCTAAAAAACTAAATAATATACTTGAATACGCCTTTCCTTCCACTACAGTTTTCTTCGCTAAAACACCCATTAGTAATATTGCTCAAGTTCATATTCTTTACCCAGTAACAGAAACAATTACCAAAACATTTGTGTTGTTATATGCTCAGGGGATAAATCCTTTGTTAAAGTTGCTGCTAAAAAACTCATTATTAAAAGCAGTGTCCGCAGTTGTTGAACAGGATACCAGTGCTATTGAAAGTCTGTACCCCCGACAACAACCAAAAATTAGACTACCAAATGAAGAGATTATGTTTTATGCAGAAAAGCTTTACCATGATTGGTAA
- a CDS encoding Uma2 family endonuclease, translating to MNALILNLSPAIDLTDEQFFQLCQNNRDLRLERTAEGELIIMPPTGWKSGNRNSKLTARLEVWADADSTGLAFDSSTGYKLPNGANRSPDASWVSRERLEALNPDPAKFLPMAPDFAVELRSASDSLQTLQLKMQEYIDNGVRLGWLIDPQNQRVEIYRSGQEVEVLQLPISLSGEDVLPGFVLDLAEILS from the coding sequence ATGAATGCCCTAATTCTTAACCTCAGCCCCGCCATTGATTTAACAGATGAACAGTTCTTCCAACTCTGTCAGAATAATCGAGATTTGCGACTTGAGCGCACAGCAGAGGGAGAATTAATTATTATGCCGCCAACAGGATGGAAAAGCGGAAATCGGAATTCTAAATTAACAGCCCGATTAGAAGTCTGGGCGGATGCTGATAGTACAGGCCTAGCTTTTGACTCCTCAACAGGTTACAAGCTTCCAAATGGTGCAAACCGCTCTCCTGATGCATCCTGGGTAAGTCGGGAACGATTAGAAGCTTTAAATCCAGATCCTGCGAAATTCTTACCAATGGCTCCTGATTTCGCCGTAGAATTACGTTCAGCTTCAGATAGCTTACAAACGTTGCAACTAAAAATGCAGGAGTATATTGACAACGGCGTGCGTCTTGGTTGGCTAATTGACCCTCAAAACCAACGAGTGGAAATTTACCGTTCAGGACAGGAAGTTGAGGTTCTACAATTGCCTATTAGCTTGTCTGGAGAAGATGTACTACCTGGGTTTGTGCTGGATTTAGCAGAGATTTTAAGTTAG
- a CDS encoding DUF445 domain-containing protein translates to MDWSHVWFYLLPPVLGGMIGYFTNDIAIKMLFRPYKAIYLAGRKVPFTPGLIPRNQERLAKNISKTIMGSLLTPGELQNLARRLLQTERVESAILWLLQLAVEQIKVEKTEKSAKIVAGILRDLLGESLPRLLKVLARREDFLEAQINQIFDQVLLELQLSEEQSTRLADWLLQVVLPPDVLRQAIIDFLTDRTIQTIDESFREKTSGTYWVVANLFGLRNTLTRLRTFCLDEKDATNGRLKELIQVLQIGDRLKRVLLDLSLQNLPIGTVRQLRKTTRESVRHYVQTSGGDLLQGLTDSVNWENIATLLLSRVSASPVVSSSLEVVSQELAQILEKYLEKDLEKIVAQVIPILSIDQVIVDRVKSTSPADLEAAIEGIVKNELQAIVTLGGVLGFIIGLLQVGFLIFTQA, encoded by the coding sequence TTGGATTGGTCTCACGTTTGGTTTTATTTATTACCCCCGGTGCTGGGTGGCATGATTGGCTATTTCACCAACGATATAGCCATCAAAATGTTATTTCGCCCCTATAAAGCAATTTATCTCGCTGGGCGAAAAGTACCATTTACTCCTGGATTGATTCCTCGCAACCAGGAACGTTTAGCTAAGAACATTTCTAAGACGATTATGGGGTCGTTGCTGACTCCAGGAGAATTGCAAAATCTGGCGCGACGTTTGTTACAGACAGAACGCGTAGAGTCAGCAATTTTATGGTTATTGCAATTGGCAGTTGAACAAATCAAAGTTGAGAAAACCGAGAAAAGCGCCAAAATTGTGGCAGGAATTTTGCGTGATTTGTTAGGAGAATCATTGCCTCGTTTGCTTAAAGTTTTGGCAAGGCGGGAAGATTTTTTAGAAGCACAAATCAATCAAATTTTTGACCAAGTATTGCTGGAATTACAACTTAGTGAAGAACAATCAACAAGGCTAGCTGATTGGTTGCTACAGGTAGTTTTACCGCCAGATGTGTTACGGCAAGCTATTATTGATTTTCTGACTGATCGCACTATTCAAACTATTGATGAAAGCTTTCGCGAAAAGACGAGTGGTACTTATTGGGTAGTAGCAAATTTATTCGGTTTACGTAATACTCTCACAAGGTTAAGAACTTTTTGTTTAGATGAAAAAGATGCTACGAATGGTCGTTTAAAGGAATTGATTCAGGTTTTGCAAATTGGCGATCGCCTGAAAAGAGTTTTGCTAGATTTATCATTACAAAACCTGCCCATTGGGACAGTGCGCCAACTGCGAAAGACTACACGCGAAAGTGTACGTCATTATGTCCAAACGAGTGGCGGCGATTTACTCCAAGGGTTAACTGATTCTGTGAACTGGGAAAATATAGCCACATTACTACTTAGTCGTGTTAGTGCTTCACCTGTTGTCAGTTCTTCCTTAGAGGTTGTCAGTCAAGAGTTAGCTCAAATTTTAGAGAAATATCTAGAAAAAGATTTAGAAAAAATTGTAGCGCAGGTAATTCCCATATTATCAATAGATCAAGTCATTGTTGACCGGGTAAAATCAACTTCACCCGCTGATTTAGAAGCTGCAATTGAGGGAATTGTTAAAAATGAATTGCAGGCAATTGTGACTTTAGGTGGTGTGTTAGGTTTTATTATTGGTTTATTGCAAGTAGGATTTTTAATATTTACACAAGCTTAG
- the ubiE gene encoding bifunctional demethylmenaquinone methyltransferase/2-methoxy-6-polyprenyl-1,4-benzoquinol methylase UbiE, with protein sequence MNQEIRDIFDRIAPVYDDLNNWLSLGQHRIWKEMTVKWSAAKPGDTCLDLCCGSGDLAFRLAKYAGIMGKVYGVDFSPNLLAAAKKRAESQYPKSAISWIEADALDLPFDDNYFDAATMGYGLRNVTNIPRSLEELHRVLKPGGKGAILDFHRPRNQQLRAFQQWYLNSIVVPIAKNMGLKEEYAYISPSLDRFPTGQEQVELARQVGFTLVTHYPIANDMMGVLVISK encoded by the coding sequence ATGAATCAAGAAATTCGCGATATTTTTGACCGTATTGCTCCAGTTTATGACGACTTGAACAATTGGTTGAGTCTGGGACAACATCGTATATGGAAGGAAATGACAGTTAAATGGAGTGCAGCTAAACCAGGGGATACTTGCCTGGATTTATGTTGTGGGAGTGGTGATTTAGCATTTCGTTTGGCTAAATATGCAGGAATTATGGGAAAGGTGTATGGTGTGGATTTCTCGCCCAACCTTCTAGCCGCTGCTAAAAAACGCGCCGAAAGCCAATATCCCAAATCTGCCATTTCTTGGATAGAAGCCGATGCATTAGATTTGCCCTTTGATGATAACTACTTCGATGCCGCGACAATGGGCTATGGTTTAAGAAATGTTACAAATATTCCCCGCAGTCTTGAAGAATTACACCGCGTTCTCAAGCCTGGCGGTAAAGGAGCAATTTTAGATTTTCATCGTCCTCGAAATCAGCAATTGCGCGCTTTTCAGCAATGGTATTTAAATAGTATAGTTGTACCAATTGCCAAAAATATGGGTTTAAAAGAAGAATATGCTTATATCAGTCCTAGCTTAGATCGTTTCCCCACTGGGCAAGAGCAAGTAGAGTTAGCCCGTCAAGTTGGTTTTACATTGGTTACACACTACCCCATCGCGAACGATATGATGGGAGTGCTGGTAATCAGTAAATGA
- a CDS encoding response regulator — MDNPIAETPKSRRQLPTLEKLTKLKILVVDDEPDNLDLLYRTFRRDFTVLKADSGVNALKVLAAEGEVAVIISDQRMPEMKGTEFLSKTLPQFPDTVRIILTGFTDIEDLVEAINSGQVYKYITKPWDPGELKALVQRAAETYGLLKQRTEELRRANAQMALLTVLVQVSQASDSLEETLTPIATAFSDSFTADSCTLQLVEDDQLVATQGFYCRAGSLKNWLDQDPLTREAIATGKMQVSFDVAKDAKLAKITHYQDNGVQAHLVIPITYRNHMLGILSLQWQQPACLREDELNLIRLSAELVAITLTSSGCKLAKS; from the coding sequence ATGGATAATCCCATTGCTGAAACGCCCAAAAGTCGCCGTCAATTACCTACTTTGGAAAAACTAACAAAACTCAAAATTCTGGTAGTTGATGATGAGCCAGATAATCTCGATTTGCTTTATCGCACCTTTCGACGGGATTTTACCGTTCTCAAAGCCGATAGTGGTGTCAATGCCCTGAAAGTATTGGCAGCAGAAGGGGAAGTAGCGGTGATCATCTCCGATCAACGGATGCCAGAAATGAAAGGAACTGAGTTTCTCAGCAAGACTTTGCCTCAGTTTCCAGATACTGTGAGGATAATCCTCACAGGATTTACTGATATCGAAGATTTGGTAGAAGCGATTAACTCTGGGCAGGTGTACAAATATATTACCAAGCCTTGGGACCCAGGGGAACTAAAGGCATTAGTACAAAGAGCAGCAGAAACTTACGGCTTACTCAAACAACGCACAGAAGAATTACGCCGTGCCAATGCCCAAATGGCATTGCTAACTGTTTTAGTACAAGTAAGCCAAGCATCTGATAGTTTAGAGGAAACTTTAACCCCGATTGCTACTGCGTTTAGTGACAGTTTTACAGCGGATAGTTGTACTTTGCAGTTAGTTGAGGACGATCAGCTAGTGGCAACCCAGGGTTTCTACTGTCGTGCTGGTAGTCTAAAAAACTGGCTAGATCAAGACCCATTGACCCGTGAAGCGATCGCCACAGGAAAAATGCAAGTTTCATTCGATGTAGCCAAAGATGCCAAACTCGCTAAGATAACTCACTACCAAGACAACGGTGTGCAAGCGCATTTAGTCATTCCTATTACCTACCGCAATCATATGTTAGGGATTTTGTCACTTCAGTGGCAACAACCAGCCTGTTTGCGAGAAGATGAATTGAACCTAATTCGTTTATCAGCAGAACTGGTAGCAATAACACTTACAAGTAGTGGGTGCAAACTTGCAAAAAGTTAG
- a CDS encoding RuBisCO accumulation factor 1, producing MTNLSENAQNPENAINDDVVKELLRKLRQKQGNWVEWGVAIASLQKAGYDPQKIFEETGFEPIQQNQVIVGSQVYSSLAEGGASEATRSHYTTRGSDVLYELRLLTHEERAAAAELTFIHKLDLEEAREVAKAIKDFSRFPRLPEGFTAHPGDAVAYQAWKLARQYTDLQERSRFIAKGLRFAHTQTARNQIEQLLVDFTVVSQRSAPILPFYRFESEEELPRIVPVVGEFPLTPQDLQNVPVVETIEPFGLVKFAGEQAWVPLPGWQVLLSAEDPVAIFCSSDRLPNQEKNLPKPVLVAIDRAQREWNDSSYFVVEHKGELDFQWFETEPEIPLLGRIIVIVRPKKIFDDVVSKDSWQIDE from the coding sequence ATGACTAATCTATCTGAAAATGCTCAAAATCCTGAAAATGCTATTAACGACGATGTAGTAAAAGAGTTACTACGAAAGCTGAGGCAAAAACAAGGTAACTGGGTAGAGTGGGGAGTAGCGATCGCCTCCTTGCAAAAAGCTGGTTATGATCCACAAAAGATTTTTGAGGAAACTGGATTTGAGCCAATTCAACAAAATCAGGTAATTGTTGGCTCCCAAGTTTATAGTTCTTTAGCAGAAGGTGGTGCTTCGGAAGCCACGCGATCGCACTACACTACAAGGGGTAGCGATGTTTTATATGAACTACGTTTGCTTACCCACGAAGAACGAGCTGCGGCGGCTGAACTCACCTTTATCCACAAACTCGATCTTGAAGAAGCACGGGAAGTCGCCAAAGCAATTAAAGATTTCTCCCGCTTCCCACGTTTACCAGAAGGTTTTACCGCTCATCCTGGGGATGCAGTTGCTTATCAAGCCTGGAAACTAGCAAGACAATATACAGACTTGCAAGAGCGATCGCGCTTCATTGCCAAAGGTTTACGTTTTGCTCATACGCAAACAGCCAGAAACCAAATCGAACAGTTACTTGTAGATTTTACAGTTGTTTCCCAGCGTTCAGCACCTATTCTACCTTTTTATCGCTTTGAGTCGGAAGAAGAATTACCCCGGATCGTGCCTGTGGTAGGCGAGTTCCCATTAACACCACAAGACTTACAAAATGTACCTGTGGTAGAAACCATTGAACCATTTGGTTTAGTCAAGTTTGCGGGTGAACAAGCTTGGGTACCTTTACCGGGTTGGCAAGTATTATTGAGTGCAGAAGACCCCGTGGCGATTTTCTGTAGTAGCGATCGCCTCCCCAACCAAGAAAAAAATCTGCCAAAACCAGTGCTGGTGGCTATAGATCGCGCTCAAAGAGAATGGAATGACTCCAGCTACTTTGTTGTTGAACACAAAGGTGAATTAGACTTCCAGTGGTTTGAAACCGAGCCAGAAATTCCTTTGCTAGGGCGAATTATTGTCATTGTGCGTCCTAAGAAAATCTTCGACGACGTGGTGAGCAAAGATTCCTGGCAAATTGACGAATAA
- a CDS encoding glycosyltransferase family 39 protein, with the protein MTNRKLYLHYLGLAGAMALGAVLRFWHLGLKPLWMDEVITAIFSLGKNYHDLPLDVLFPLQRVQEIFTFQPGVSCDQIAENVANQSTHPPLFFCGMYSWLGWMIPLGSEWVAKLRSLSALFGVGAIAAIYGVNRIAFCPALGIIAALMMAISPFAVYLSQEARHYTMPMFLITLALLGLIQIQQDIFEKQRLRLWVVIFWSIVNSIGLYVHYFFILAFIAEITTLLILIYLADIKILNKHHIFLTLILSITGVVISFMPWMLVILSHFQSAETNWLPATMHIAPIYQTLISWILMVIALPVESQPLLITVICGFFMVSFTIWLGWQVWKGLKLLWLENTTHIATLTLLSFTIIVLIQFFGIAYLLGKDITIIPRYSFVYYPSFCALLAASISKLHKSKLIILLVGMLSCVFVVSNLVFQKPFQPEKVAQNMNLEPSIPLMLVVGYNNYQDVALGLSFALALEKLRTNTNAAVGVSVNNSDSLAFLHRSLNSHDFWNRLDQMPTPARLQMNLWIVGPGMRQWDYPQEVGISGDAICTIDTSQHYRIGIPYQLYRCKSG; encoded by the coding sequence ATGACAAATCGCAAACTGTATCTACATTATCTAGGTTTAGCTGGAGCGATGGCACTTGGTGCTGTCTTGCGCTTTTGGCATTTAGGCTTAAAACCTCTGTGGATGGATGAGGTAATTACTGCTATTTTCAGTTTGGGGAAAAATTACCATGATTTACCCTTAGATGTCTTATTCCCTCTTCAACGCGTCCAAGAAATTTTTACTTTCCAGCCTGGGGTTAGTTGTGATCAAATTGCCGAAAATGTAGCTAATCAGTCTACCCATCCGCCATTGTTTTTTTGTGGAATGTACAGTTGGTTGGGGTGGATGATTCCCTTGGGTTCAGAGTGGGTGGCAAAATTGCGATCGCTATCGGCTTTATTTGGTGTAGGTGCGATCGCCGCAATTTATGGTGTCAACCGCATTGCTTTTTGCCCTGCATTGGGAATCATCGCCGCATTAATGATGGCTATTTCTCCCTTTGCTGTTTACCTTTCCCAAGAAGCACGCCACTACACTATGCCCATGTTTCTCATAACTTTAGCTTTATTGGGACTAATACAAATTCAGCAGGATATTTTTGAGAAGCAACGCCTGAGACTTTGGGTGGTAATTTTCTGGTCAATTGTGAATAGTATTGGTCTTTATGTTCACTACTTTTTTATTCTGGCTTTCATTGCCGAAATTACAACATTACTGATATTGATATATTTAGCTGATATTAAAATCCTGAACAAACACCACATTTTCCTAACTTTAATTTTATCAATTACTGGCGTTGTAATTAGTTTCATGCCCTGGATGCTGGTAATCTTGAGTCATTTTCAGAGCGCTGAAACTAACTGGTTACCTGCTACCATGCATATTGCACCAATATATCAAACTTTAATTAGTTGGATATTAATGGTGATTGCTCTACCTGTGGAAAGCCAGCCTCTGTTAATTACAGTTATCTGTGGTTTTTTTATGGTAAGTTTTACGATTTGGTTAGGATGGCAGGTATGGAAAGGATTAAAATTGCTGTGGTTAGAGAATACAACTCATATAGCAACATTAACCTTATTAAGTTTTACTATTATTGTGTTAATCCAATTTTTTGGCATAGCCTATTTATTGGGTAAAGATATAACTATTATTCCTCGCTATTCCTTTGTTTATTATCCCAGTTTTTGCGCTTTGTTAGCAGCTAGTATTAGCAAACTTCACAAATCAAAATTGATTATTTTACTGGTTGGTATGCTCAGTTGTGTTTTTGTAGTTTCTAACTTAGTCTTTCAAAAACCTTTTCAGCCTGAAAAAGTTGCTCAAAATATGAATTTAGAACCTTCTATCCCTCTGATGCTGGTGGTAGGATACAACAATTATCAGGATGTGGCATTGGGATTAAGTTTTGCTTTAGCATTAGAAAAGCTGAGAACTAATACAAACGCTGCTGTTGGAGTTAGTGTGAATAATTCTGATAGTTTGGCTTTTTTACATAGAAGTTTGAATTCACATGATTTCTGGAACAGGCTTGATCAAATGCCAACACCAGCAAGATTACAGATGAATTTATGGATAGTTGGCCCAGGAATGAGACAATGGGATTATCCCCAAGAAGTGGGGATATCTGGGGATGCTATTTGTACTATAGACACTTCACAACACTATCGCATAGGTATTCCCTATCAGCTTTATCGGTGCAAATCAGGATGA
- a CDS encoding ATP-dependent helicase — protein MSDAHFTATVPQEFLQSLLQEKILAIRNSLRPGQQQMGDWQFGPLAVSAVPGAGKSTGMAAAVAIAIARQYQIAAESRPSSRRHIVVVTFTRSASANIKLKIREYLKQLSLPQTGFAVYTLHGLALNIASRHPNLSALELENVTLITPSQSHRFIRTAVEQWINQNPELYSRLLEGHQFDGEETERLRRQSVLRTEVLPDLATTVIHEAKSSGILPEKLREWSQQTTDKYAILGVAAGLYEQYQNLMRSRDFIDYDDMILASLRVLENDSARRIEQNQVFAVFEDEAQDSSPLQTKLLEILASNQGEEAGALVLESSPRSPHSLLPTPYSPLNLVRVGDPNQAINSTFTPADPIYFREFCGVCDRLGKLATMDQAGRSTRIIIAAANFALEWVNSFYLHKNQRSPFLSQNIRPVDTSDPQKNANPLPVGRGLELYTPRDIYQTVELLSQRIVELFTQDPTESSGAILVRENRQGRWLAEMLTPVCNEHKITLYDVGERDRRSHIPQEMLGLLQFCDRPHSPDYLKAALEVLVQRQLIPTQDLNALASLPEEFLYPGPLAELQTDTVQKAAHLCRSILRARLELPLYQLIAFLALTLKYEQAELATADKLAERVNQQIAENNSMAAMLSALSEIVTSERFEPVETDDLDARYTRRGQLTIITMHKAKGLDWDYVFMPFLHENLIPGKFWVPPKSQFLGDFTLSEVARAQIRSAIHGESNLPDVSQAWEQAKHLKTSEEYRLLYVAMTRAKRLLWMSASHQAPFTWSKPENLQEQAPCPVFPALKRQFSECVVTGAT, from the coding sequence ATGTCAGACGCTCATTTTACGGCTACTGTGCCTCAAGAATTTCTCCAGTCACTATTACAAGAGAAGATTTTAGCCATCCGCAATAGTCTACGCCCAGGACAACAACAGATGGGTGATTGGCAATTTGGCCCATTGGCTGTTTCCGCCGTTCCTGGGGCTGGTAAATCTACTGGGATGGCCGCAGCAGTCGCGATCGCGATCGCCCGTCAGTACCAAATTGCGGCAGAATCACGCCCATCTTCCCGCCGTCACATTGTAGTTGTTACCTTTACTCGTTCCGCATCTGCCAATATTAAATTAAAAATTCGCGAATACTTAAAACAATTATCTTTACCTCAGACAGGTTTTGCTGTCTATACCCTGCATGGTCTAGCTTTAAATATTGCCAGCCGTCACCCTAATTTATCAGCCTTAGAATTAGAAAATGTCACATTAATCACACCCAGTCAAAGCCACCGTTTTATTCGCACAGCAGTAGAACAATGGATTAATCAGAATCCAGAACTTTATTCTCGGTTGCTAGAAGGTCATCAATTCGACGGTGAAGAGACAGAAAGATTACGTCGTCAGTCAGTATTACGAACAGAAGTTTTACCAGATTTGGCGACTACAGTCATTCATGAAGCTAAAAGTTCGGGAATATTGCCAGAAAAACTACGGGAGTGGAGTCAACAAACCACAGATAAATATGCCATTTTGGGGGTAGCAGCGGGATTGTATGAACAATATCAAAACTTAATGCGATCGCGTGACTTCATCGACTACGACGATATGATTTTAGCCTCCCTTCGCGTCCTCGAAAATGACAGCGCCCGTCGCATTGAGCAAAATCAAGTTTTTGCAGTATTTGAAGACGAAGCCCAAGATTCTAGCCCTTTGCAGACAAAGCTGTTAGAGATTTTAGCAAGTAATCAGGGCGAAGAAGCCGGGGCGCTTGTACTAGAATCTTCTCCCCGATCTCCCCACTCCCTACTCCCCACTCCCTACTCCCCACTCAACCTAGTGAGAGTTGGTGATCCTAATCAAGCGATTAACTCAACTTTTACTCCAGCTGATCCGATTTATTTTCGGGAGTTTTGCGGCGTGTGCGATCGCCTTGGCAAATTAGCAACCATGGATCAAGCTGGACGCAGTACGAGAATTATCATCGCCGCCGCCAACTTCGCCCTAGAATGGGTCAACAGCTTTTATTTACACAAAAATCAGCGATCGCCTTTTCTTTCTCAAAACATCCGCCCCGTTGATACCAGCGATCCTCAAAAAAATGCCAACCCATTACCCGTGGGACGAGGACTAGAACTTTATACCCCACGTGATATTTATCAAACAGTGGAATTACTCTCTCAAAGAATAGTTGAGTTATTTACTCAAGACCCCACAGAAAGTAGTGGGGCAATTTTAGTCCGAGAAAATCGCCAAGGACGCTGGCTAGCAGAGATGTTAACTCCTGTGTGTAACGAGCATAAAATTACACTTTATGACGTAGGAGAACGCGATCGCCGTTCTCATATCCCCCAAGAAATGTTGGGATTATTGCAATTTTGCGATCGCCCCCATTCTCCTGATTACCTCAAAGCAGCTTTAGAGGTATTGGTACAGCGTCAATTAATTCCCACCCAAGACCTCAACGCCCTTGCTAGTCTACCAGAAGAATTTTTATATCCGGGCCCTCTAGCAGAACTCCAAACAGATACAGTCCAAAAAGCTGCTCATTTGTGTCGGAGTATACTCCGCGCTCGGCTGGAACTGCCTCTGTATCAGCTGATTGCCTTTCTGGCTTTAACCTTAAAATACGAACAAGCCGAATTAGCAACCGCTGACAAACTTGCCGAACGGGTAAACCAGCAAATAGCTGAGAATAATTCAATGGCAGCAATGCTTTCAGCCTTAAGTGAAATTGTCACTTCTGAACGGTTTGAACCAGTGGAAACAGACGATTTAGACGCACGTTATACCCGTCGTGGTCAACTGACGATCATCACCATGCACAAAGCCAAAGGCTTGGATTGGGACTATGTATTTATGCCCTTTCTACATGAAAACTTAATTCCTGGTAAGTTTTGGGTTCCTCCTAAAAGCCAGTTTTTAGGCGACTTTACTTTATCAGAAGTAGCCCGCGCCCAAATTCGCAGTGCAATCCACGGCGAATCGAATCTACCTGATGTTTCCCAAGCCTGGGAACAGGCAAAACATCTCAAAACCTCCGAGGAATATCGTTTACTCTACGTTGCTATGACACGAGCCAAGCGCCTATTGTGGATGTCTGCATCACACCAAGCGCCTTTTACCTGGAGTAAACCAGAAAATCTCCAAGAACAAGCGCCTTGTCCGGTTTTTCCGGCATTAAAACGTCAGTTTTCTGAATGTGTAGTTACTGGAGCCACTTAA
- the rpmI gene encoding 50S ribosomal protein L35: protein MPKLKTRKAAAKRFRATGTGKIVRRKAFKNHLLEHKSSNKKRSLSKSTLVHERDEDNVRLMLPYL from the coding sequence ATGCCTAAACTCAAGACTCGTAAAGCTGCGGCAAAACGTTTCCGTGCCACTGGTACAGGTAAGATTGTGCGTCGCAAAGCCTTCAAAAACCACCTTCTAGAACACAAGTCTTCTAACAAAAAGCGTAGCTTGTCCAAGTCCACACTTGTACATGAACGCGATGAAGACAACGTGCGTTTAATGCTTCCTTATTTGTAA
- the rplT gene encoding 50S ribosomal protein L20, translating into MTRVKRGNVARKRRNKILKLAKGFRGSHSTLFRTANQQVMKALRSSYRDRKKKKRDFRRLWIARINAAARQHGLSYSQLIGNLKKADIQLNRKMLAQLAVLDPASFGKVAELALQAKG; encoded by the coding sequence ATGACCAGAGTAAAACGCGGTAACGTAGCTCGTAAACGCCGCAATAAAATTCTCAAATTAGCTAAAGGTTTTCGCGGTTCCCATTCAACTTTGTTTAGAACCGCTAACCAACAGGTGATGAAGGCGCTACGGAGTTCCTATCGCGATCGCAAAAAGAAAAAGCGTGATTTTCGTCGCCTGTGGATTGCTCGGATCAATGCGGCTGCAAGGCAACATGGTTTGAGTTACAGTCAGTTAATAGGCAATTTGAAAAAAGCTGATATCCAACTAAATCGCAAAATGTTGGCACAATTGGCAGTTCTCGATCCAGCTAGTTTCGGCAAGGTTGCGGAATTGGCACTGCAAGCTAAAGGATAA